In Notolabrus celidotus isolate fNotCel1 chromosome 10, fNotCel1.pri, whole genome shotgun sequence, one DNA window encodes the following:
- the si:dkey-57a22.15 gene encoding gamma-crystallin M2, which translates to MGKIIFYEDKNFQGRSYECSNDCTDLHSYFSRCNSIRVESGCFMIYERPNFMGHQYFMRRGEYPDYQRWMGFSSCIRSCRMIPVYRGSYRLRIYEKPDFSGHMMEFVDDCPCVSDRFHHRHVYSSNVMNGYWIFYEYPNYRGRQYFLRAGEYRRYRDWCATCAIVGSFRRVTEF; encoded by the exons ATGGGCAAG ATTATCTTTTACGAGGACAAGAACTTCCAGGGTCGGAGCTATGAGTGCAGCAACGACTGCACGGACCTTCACTCGTACTTCAGCCGCTGCAACTCCATCCGGGTGGAGAGCGGCTGCTTCATGATCTACGAGAGACCCAACTTCATGGGACACCAGTACTTCATGAGGAGGGGAGAGTACCCGGACTACCAGAGATGGATGGGCTTCAGCAGCTGCATCCGCTCGTGTAGGATGATCCCAGTG TACCGAGGCTCCTACAGATTGCGTATCTACGAGAAGCCCGACTTCAGTGGTCACATGATGGAGTTCGTGGACGACTGTCCCTGTGTGTCTGACCGTTTCCATCACCGCCACGTTTACTCCTCTAACGTCATGAACGGCTACTGGATCTTCTACGAGTACCCCAACTACCGAGGCCGGCAGTACTTCCTGAGGGCCGGGGAGTACAGGAGGTACCGCGACTGGTGCGCCACCTGCGCCATCGTGGGCTCCTTCAGAAGGGTCACCGAATTTTAG